One window of Microbacterium sp. 1S1 genomic DNA carries:
- a CDS encoding amidohydrolase: MRKLTPFDRSAQAAPALITARAIHTADPSDTTATAMLTDRGRIVALGTAAECEDVASRAGLAPERVDLGEAIVVPGFVDAHAHPLMFGQMMTWVDCGPEKAGSIPEIVALLKAAAAELPAGRPVRGYGYEQRNLAEKRHPTRFELDEVAADREVYLMNASGHGGVVNSYTLDLNGVDRDTPNPDGGEFFRDADGELTGELSDAACNILTGVHGVKIGHHGPNFHLADEPEEHLRQLDAATQRFLAGGVTSIGDCQVTRREFDMYLRMAEAGRLELRVSMYLLSHLLDEALEMGLVGQFGNAHLSFAGIKFYADGTLGGWTAYFPDGYVGDPCRTGQLYHEPADYAELIRKAHAAGLQTATHAQSPTAIEMVVSAIEAALAERPDADARHRIEHCGLPTPGQITRMAAAGIRPVNQTQHYFNWGEGVEEAIGTPGERFNPLGEFERAGVPMTISSDAPVAEPIPLEAIQTAVTRVTRRGHKLGPDDLRISAVAALRAHTIEGAVSIGREDDLGSLEPGKYADFAVLSDDPLAVPAEEIAAIEVRETWVDGVRRHAM; this comes from the coding sequence ATGAGAAAGCTCACCCCCTTCGACCGCTCCGCCCAGGCCGCTCCCGCCCTCATCACCGCGCGAGCGATCCACACGGCGGACCCCTCCGACACCACGGCGACCGCGATGCTGACCGACCGGGGGCGTATCGTCGCCCTCGGCACGGCGGCGGAGTGCGAGGACGTGGCGTCGCGGGCGGGACTCGCCCCGGAACGAGTCGACCTGGGTGAGGCGATCGTCGTCCCCGGATTCGTCGACGCACACGCGCATCCGCTGATGTTCGGGCAGATGATGACGTGGGTGGACTGCGGGCCGGAGAAGGCGGGGAGCATCCCGGAGATCGTGGCCCTGCTGAAGGCCGCGGCCGCTGAGCTCCCCGCCGGACGCCCGGTGCGCGGCTATGGCTATGAGCAGCGCAACCTCGCCGAGAAACGCCACCCCACCCGGTTCGAGCTCGACGAGGTGGCCGCCGACCGGGAGGTGTACCTCATGAACGCCTCCGGCCACGGCGGGGTGGTGAACTCGTACACGCTCGACCTGAACGGCGTCGACCGGGACACCCCGAACCCGGACGGCGGCGAGTTCTTCCGCGATGCCGACGGGGAGCTCACCGGGGAGCTTTCCGACGCGGCATGCAACATCCTCACCGGGGTACATGGGGTGAAGATCGGCCATCACGGTCCGAACTTCCACCTCGCGGACGAGCCGGAGGAGCACCTGCGCCAGCTCGACGCGGCGACGCAGCGGTTCCTCGCCGGCGGCGTCACCTCGATCGGCGACTGCCAGGTCACACGGCGCGAGTTCGACATGTACCTCCGGATGGCCGAGGCCGGCCGGCTCGAGCTGCGCGTCTCGATGTACCTGCTGTCGCACCTCCTCGACGAGGCGCTGGAGATGGGACTGGTCGGGCAGTTCGGCAACGCGCACCTCAGCTTCGCCGGCATCAAGTTCTACGCCGACGGCACCCTCGGCGGCTGGACCGCGTACTTCCCGGACGGCTACGTCGGCGACCCGTGCCGCACGGGCCAGCTGTACCACGAGCCCGCCGATTACGCCGAGCTCATCCGCAAGGCGCACGCCGCCGGACTCCAGACGGCGACGCATGCGCAGTCGCCCACCGCGATCGAGATGGTCGTGTCGGCGATCGAAGCTGCGCTCGCCGAGCGTCCGGACGCCGACGCGCGGCACCGCATCGAGCACTGCGGGCTGCCCACGCCCGGTCAGATTACCCGGATGGCGGCCGCAGGCATCCGCCCCGTCAACCAGACCCAGCACTACTTCAACTGGGGTGAGGGTGTGGAGGAGGCCATCGGGACCCCGGGCGAGCGTTTCAACCCCCTCGGCGAGTTCGAGCGCGCGGGCGTGCCGATGACGATCTCGTCGGATGCCCCCGTCGCCGAGCCCATCCCGTTGGAGGCGATCCAGACCGCCGTCACCCGCGTCACCCGTCGCGGACACAAGCTCGGACCGGACGACCTCCGCATCTCCGCCGTCGCGGCGCTCCGCGCCCACACCATCGAGGGCGCGGTCTCGATCGGCCGCGAAGACGACCTCGGCTCCCTCGAGCCGGGGAAGTACGCCGACTTCGCGGTGCTCTCGGACGACCCGCTGGCGGTGCCGGCCGAGGAGATCGCGGCGATCGAGGTGCGCGAGACCTGGGTCGACGGCGTCCGCCGGCACGCGATGTGA
- a CDS encoding MFS transporter, with protein sequence MTTTPTPRSGVHSRARRAGFAAFVGTTIEWYDFYVYATAAALVFGPLFFPSDDPLAETAAAFATFAVAFLVRPLGGIVFGHIGDKLGRRVSLVITLLLMGAATVLVGCLPTYDNIGILAPILLILLRAVQGLAVGGEWGGAVLMSVEHAPEKSKTFYGGFTQLGNPAGALLASGIFAIMARGGDTFIIDGGWRIPFLLSIVLIGVGLWVRYRVEESPVFEEKIEGRKQSMPLAFALRVNWKPILLGIGILPISTGGYYLATTFATAYATGEPIAISEQVILDAMTLASFVEFVVTLPVAWLGDKWGRKNVMYIGLITSVLTFAPFLLLMPGRVEPLIFLFASLVRIAMSATYAPIAAILAQMFRPQARYTSIALSYGVGAAIWAGFSPWFATQLIAWTGSVWSVIAMFVGMAVIAGICTRLAPQHSDEAPVTASFTARTDTTANRLP encoded by the coding sequence ATGACCACTACCCCCACCCCCCGAAGCGGCGTCCACAGCCGCGCACGCCGCGCCGGCTTCGCCGCCTTCGTCGGCACCACCATCGAGTGGTACGACTTCTACGTCTACGCCACGGCCGCCGCGCTCGTCTTCGGTCCGCTGTTCTTCCCGAGCGACGATCCCCTGGCCGAGACCGCCGCGGCCTTCGCGACGTTCGCGGTCGCATTCCTCGTCCGCCCCCTCGGCGGCATCGTGTTCGGCCACATCGGCGACAAGCTCGGTCGTCGGGTCTCGCTCGTCATCACGCTGCTGCTGATGGGCGCCGCGACCGTCCTCGTCGGCTGCCTGCCCACGTACGACAACATCGGCATCCTCGCACCGATCCTCCTCATCCTGCTCCGTGCCGTCCAGGGCCTCGCGGTCGGCGGTGAGTGGGGCGGTGCGGTCCTGATGAGCGTCGAGCACGCCCCGGAGAAGTCGAAGACGTTCTACGGCGGATTCACCCAGCTCGGCAACCCGGCCGGCGCCCTCCTCGCCTCGGGCATCTTCGCGATCATGGCCCGCGGCGGTGACACGTTCATCATCGACGGCGGCTGGCGCATCCCGTTCCTGCTGTCGATCGTGCTGATCGGTGTCGGCCTCTGGGTCCGGTACCGCGTCGAGGAGTCGCCGGTCTTCGAGGAGAAGATCGAGGGCCGCAAGCAGTCCATGCCGCTGGCCTTCGCCCTCCGCGTCAACTGGAAGCCGATCCTCCTCGGCATCGGCATCCTGCCGATCTCGACCGGCGGCTACTACCTCGCCACCACCTTCGCCACGGCGTACGCGACGGGTGAGCCCATCGCGATCAGCGAGCAGGTCATCCTCGACGCGATGACGCTGGCCTCGTTCGTGGAGTTCGTCGTGACCCTGCCTGTCGCCTGGCTGGGCGACAAGTGGGGGCGGAAGAACGTGATGTACATCGGTCTCATCACCTCGGTGCTGACCTTCGCCCCCTTCCTGCTGCTGATGCCGGGCCGGGTCGAGCCGCTGATCTTCCTGTTCGCCTCGCTCGTGCGGATCGCGATGAGCGCGACCTATGCCCCGATCGCCGCGATCCTCGCGCAGATGTTCCGTCCGCAGGCGCGGTACACGTCGATCGCGCTGTCCTACGGCGTCGGCGCCGCCATCTGGGCCGGATTCTCGCCCTGGTTCGCGACGCAGCTCATCGCGTGGACCGGCAGCGTCTGGTCGGTCATCGCGATGTTCGTCGGCATGGCCGTCATCGCCGGGATCTGCACGCGTCTCGCGCCGCAGCATTCCGACGAGGCCCCGGTCACCGCGTCGTTCACCGCCCGGACCGACACCACGGCCAACCGCCTGCCCTGA
- a CDS encoding Lrp/AsnC family transcriptional regulator, with the protein MDFDAELIRALQEDGRASILSLSERVGQSRAVVAARLRTLLSDRTVRVVAAVDPVFLGQHVLAHVSIRTDGAVEVVAEHLRDMSETVLVSAVGGAHDIVTEVRVGSMSELHDLLARIRGSAGVLDINTIIYSTVIKGFFVSEYHGGVTLDAIDEALIEHLQSDGRMSFRALGEEVRLSPSAVATRVQRLIDAGVIKISAVEARGLAHRQLSMGVGMTLGDDDEAVIDELRRGRGVDFAARTLGRFDAVATLVEPSAGALYASLERLRALPGVTRIEAWLHLAVLKEDYARTLRPLRTD; encoded by the coding sequence ATGGACTTCGACGCGGAACTCATCCGGGCGCTGCAGGAGGACGGCCGTGCCAGCATCCTCTCCCTTTCGGAGCGCGTCGGTCAGTCCCGGGCCGTCGTCGCGGCTCGCCTTCGCACCCTGCTCAGCGACCGCACCGTGCGAGTGGTCGCGGCCGTCGACCCGGTGTTCCTCGGTCAGCACGTCCTCGCGCACGTATCCATCCGGACCGACGGCGCCGTCGAGGTCGTCGCCGAGCACCTGCGCGACATGTCCGAGACCGTGCTGGTGTCGGCCGTCGGCGGAGCCCACGACATCGTGACGGAGGTGCGGGTGGGGTCGATGTCGGAGTTGCACGACCTTCTCGCACGCATCCGCGGGAGCGCCGGGGTGCTCGACATCAACACGATCATCTACTCGACCGTCATCAAGGGATTCTTCGTCTCGGAGTATCACGGCGGCGTGACGCTGGACGCGATCGACGAGGCGCTCATCGAGCACCTGCAGTCGGACGGGCGGATGAGCTTCCGCGCGCTCGGTGAGGAGGTGCGCCTCTCCCCCAGTGCCGTCGCCACGCGGGTGCAACGGCTGATCGACGCCGGGGTCATCAAGATCAGCGCCGTCGAGGCGAGGGGCCTGGCGCACCGGCAGCTCTCGATGGGCGTGGGCATGACGCTCGGTGACGACGACGAGGCCGTGATCGACGAGCTGCGGCGGGGCCGAGGGGTCGACTTCGCCGCCCGCACCCTCGGGCGCTTCGACGCCGTCGCGACCCTCGTCGAGCCCTCCGCCGGAGCCCTGTACGCGAGCCTCGAGCGGCTGCGCGCGCTCCCCGGCGTGACCCGGATCGAGGCGTGGCTGCATCTCGCGGTGCTCAAGGAGGACTACGCCCGCACCCTCCGCCCCCTCCGCACGGACTGA